In a single window of the Melioribacteraceae bacterium genome:
- a CDS encoding fibronectin type III domain-containing protein, whose amino-acid sequence MKLKYFLMALFIVSLTQMNIAQITTPAASVPANLASGVSIVPTFTWGGGSSHTIQVATDNAFANIVYTSGGDVASGHQIPIANQLLNGVTYYWRAINNGGAGYNEFSTLAPAVPYLSSPTNFSVVSDQFITFAWSSSVAGIEYTLEVATDAGVTVLVGAATTVTTSTSVTLNTSIFTTGTDYWWRVTAKTLGGAIINYSNIWKFSIAGLPQPIASYPSGGVNIYNNPPSLYWYQLGYNSKVTSYEVRYRRSDVGVYGALLGTFDATEGYFNSASTNWFTTIPFALTQGATYYWQVRSHDGTTGSAWSLEQNFVVFGTYTFLVCYPSYPVLGAAVDALPTFYWYSNTYAPVLFFELEIDDDPLFGSVNLTVSNIPALSYTLTSGNITTLNPTLGGTYYWRVKGRLTAGGLYGPVSTSGSFVYPSTVNAAASAPVPTISGPTSGSVVFVTNPTLTWSASYSEPLQFKVIYSTSPSTTAGILDFPIVSIASSPWLNTSSFVLTGLTPGATYYWQVQSRIISSGTTSAWSTLGYFTLSPGAASVVPLAGSPINGYPINNTSATISWIIPAPSTSKLTYDLEYSTDKNFTTSQKLTGLTGTSVTLQGLEKNKDYFWRVASKTEKGEISSFSAPTAFSTGSVVSVEETVIPNTFELMQNYPNPFNPSTQIKFTTPVNGFVTLKIYDLLGKEIKTLINSEYSAGSHSIQWNGDDNMGNKVSTGIYVYRMTTGNFASSKKMLLIK is encoded by the coding sequence ATGAAATTGAAATACTTTTTGATGGCATTATTTATTGTGAGTTTAACTCAAATGAATATTGCACAGATAACAACTCCGGCGGCTTCAGTGCCTGCAAACCTCGCATCCGGTGTGTCGATAGTTCCCACATTTACATGGGGTGGTGGTTCATCACATACCATCCAGGTAGCCACCGATAATGCGTTTGCAAACATTGTTTATACTTCGGGTGGTGATGTAGCATCGGGACACCAAATTCCAATAGCCAATCAACTATTGAATGGTGTTACCTATTATTGGCGTGCTATTAATAATGGAGGAGCGGGATACAATGAATTTTCAACTCTCGCACCAGCAGTTCCATATCTAAGCAGTCCCACAAATTTTTCTGTTGTTTCAGACCAATTTATTACCTTTGCCTGGTCTTCGAGTGTGGCAGGTATTGAATATACTTTAGAAGTTGCCACTGATGCTGGTGTTACAGTATTGGTAGGTGCAGCTACAACAGTTACTACAAGTACATCTGTAACTTTGAATACATCAATTTTTACAACCGGAACAGATTATTGGTGGAGAGTTACTGCCAAGACTCTTGGCGGTGCAATTATTAACTACTCCAATATCTGGAAATTTTCAATTGCCGGATTACCTCAGCCAATTGCATCTTATCCTTCAGGTGGAGTTAACATTTACAATAACCCGCCAAGTTTATACTGGTATCAATTGGGTTATAACTCAAAGGTTACTTCTTACGAAGTTAGATATAGAAGATCAGATGTTGGTGTTTACGGCGCTCTTTTAGGTACCTTCGACGCGACTGAAGGTTATTTCAATTCAGCGTCAACTAATTGGTTTACAACAATACCTTTTGCATTAACACAAGGCGCCACATATTATTGGCAAGTAAGATCACACGATGGTACAACTGGATCTGCCTGGTCACTCGAACAAAATTTTGTGGTATTTGGTACCTACACATTTTTAGTATGTTACCCAAGTTACCCAGTTCTTGGCGCAGCTGTTGACGCGTTACCAACATTTTATTGGTACTCAAATACGTACGCCCCGGTTTTATTTTTTGAATTAGAAATTGATGATGATCCTTTATTTGGATCTGTTAATTTAACTGTATCAAATATTCCTGCATTATCTTATACTCTAACATCAGGTAACATTACTACATTAAATCCAACATTGGGCGGAACATATTATTGGAGAGTTAAAGGAAGATTAACTGCTGGAGGACTTTATGGACCAGTATCAACATCAGGAAGTTTTGTATATCCTTCTACAGTAAACGCCGCCGCCTCAGCACCAGTACCAACAATATCCGGCCCAACCTCAGGTTCTGTTGTATTTGTAACCAATCCAACTTTAACCTGGTCTGCTTCATATAGTGAACCATTACAATTTAAGGTGATATATTCTACAAGTCCTTCAACTACTGCGGGAATATTAGATTTCCCAATAGTTAGCATAGCTTCCTCACCATGGTTGAATACTTCCTCATTCGTATTAACCGGGCTTACACCAGGTGCAACATATTACTGGCAAGTACAGTCAAGAATAATTTCATCAGGTACAACTTCAGCATGGTCAACACTCGGATATTTCACATTATCACCCGGTGCGGCAAGTGTGGTTCCATTAGCAGGAAGTCCAATAAATGGTTACCCAATAAACAATACATCGGCAACTATTTCATGGATTATCCCAGCGCCAAGTACAAGCAAGTTAACTTATGATTTAGAATATTCAACTGATAAAAATTTCACTACATCACAAAAATTAACCGGATTGACCGGTACAAGCGTAACATTACAAGGATTAGAAAAAAATAAAGATTATTTCTGGAGAGTTGCATCAAAAACAGAAAAGGGAGAAATATCAAGCTTTTCAGCACCAACAGCATTTAGTACAGGCAGTGTAGTTAGTGTTGAAGAAACTGTAATCCCCAATACATTTGAATTGATGCAGAATTATCCAAATCCATTTAATCCAAGTACACAAATAAAATTTACAACACCAGTAAATGGATTTGTAACCTTAAAGATATACGATCTACTTGGCAAAGAAATAAAAACATTAATTAACAGCGAGTACTCAGCTGGAAGTCATTCAATACAATGGAACGGTGATGATAATATGGGCAATAAAGTATCAACCGGAATTTATGTATATAGAATGACAACAGGCAATTTTGCCAGCTCAAAGAAAATGCTATTAATTAAATAA